A DNA window from Nitrospira sp. contains the following coding sequences:
- a CDS encoding Polyphenol oxidase (MaGe:77309251): MGRASVITVPAFASARSGVRHFFGTRAHAEQLRLGTGAPMRAPGVSAPWILSVKQVHGTEALVVDRPVTDADRFDGGWDALVTDQPGTMVAVRTADCVPVLVHDARRRVVAAIHAGWRGAVAGIVPKTLALMQARFGADLDQLHVSIGPSAGVCCYEVDEPVLDEIRRRFPWWETVLRDYREGKARLDLKALIRQQAQDCGIAGERVTSVNVCTICHEDLFFSYRREGKVIGTMVSAIGLSASM, translated from the coding sequence ATGGGACGAGCATCGGTGATTACGGTGCCGGCGTTTGCTTCTGCGAGGAGTGGAGTCCGGCACTTTTTCGGCACCAGAGCGCATGCCGAACAACTGCGGTTGGGGACCGGCGCGCCAATGCGCGCGCCCGGTGTTTCGGCCCCCTGGATCTTATCGGTGAAACAGGTGCATGGGACGGAGGCGCTCGTCGTCGATCGTCCGGTGACCGATGCCGACCGGTTCGATGGCGGATGGGATGCGCTGGTCACCGATCAGCCTGGGACGATGGTGGCGGTGCGCACCGCCGACTGCGTGCCAGTGCTGGTGCACGATGCGCGGCGGCGGGTGGTGGCTGCGATCCATGCCGGATGGCGCGGGGCCGTGGCCGGGATTGTGCCGAAGACGCTGGCGCTGATGCAGGCGCGATTCGGAGCCGATCTCGACCAACTGCACGTCAGCATCGGTCCTTCTGCCGGCGTCTGCTGCTATGAGGTGGACGAACCGGTGTTGGATGAAATCCGGCGGCGATTCCCTTGGTGGGAGACGGTGTTGCGCGATTATCGCGAGGGCAAAGCGCGCCTTGATTTGAAAGCGTTGATCAGGCAGCAAGCGCAGGATTGCGGGATTGCCGGTGAGCGGGTCACCAGTGTCAACGTCTGTACGATTTGCCACGAAGATCTCTTTTTCTCCTATCGCCGCGAAGGCAAAGTGATTGGGACGATGGTGAGCGCGATCGGGCTATCCGCGAGCATGTAA